A stretch of Paenibacillus peoriae DNA encodes these proteins:
- the cas5b gene encoding type I-B CRISPR-associated protein Cas5b, translated as MQALCFELSGETAFFKKPDVNVYAYFTYSHIHKVALYGLLGAVLGLGGYTQQYERNMALGGKAKQDNPAMPYPEFYEVFRHASVSIVPHGDRGYFSKKIQIFNNTVGYASQEEGGVLNVREQWLERPRWTIYVADDGGVDREVFDRLADYVQHSKAEYIPYLGKNDHPATISKARLVELEPASEPEYIDSLRAAHVLVDRGGYVKDDQMQSYLQEYLPVGLNTANNGYILEPLVFSNQEIDTDELKAEDLQKIYRDADNDRTLYFI; from the coding sequence ATGCAAGCGTTATGCTTTGAGTTGAGCGGAGAAACAGCGTTTTTTAAAAAGCCGGATGTTAACGTATATGCGTATTTTACATACAGTCATATCCACAAGGTTGCATTATATGGCTTGCTCGGTGCAGTACTCGGACTTGGCGGCTATACGCAGCAGTATGAACGGAATATGGCGTTGGGCGGTAAAGCCAAACAGGATAATCCGGCGATGCCGTACCCTGAATTTTATGAGGTGTTTCGTCATGCTTCGGTAAGCATCGTGCCGCACGGGGATCGGGGATATTTTTCAAAAAAAATCCAGATTTTCAACAACACAGTCGGTTATGCAAGCCAGGAAGAGGGCGGTGTGCTGAATGTGCGAGAGCAATGGTTGGAGCGTCCACGCTGGACGATCTACGTGGCAGATGATGGGGGTGTAGATCGGGAGGTATTTGATCGGCTTGCAGATTATGTACAGCATTCCAAGGCTGAATACATTCCTTATCTGGGGAAAAATGATCATCCGGCTACGATATCCAAGGCTCGATTAGTTGAGTTGGAGCCAGCGAGTGAACCGGAATATATCGACTCCCTCCGAGCTGCACATGTACTTGTGGATAGGGGAGGATATGTGAAAGATGATCAGATGCAATCCTACTTGCAAGAGTATCTCCCCGTAGGGCTGAATACAGCCAACAACGGTTACATTCTGGAGCCGCTTGTATTTTCTAATCAGGAAATAGATACAGATGAGCTGAAAGCCGAAGATCTACAAAAAATATACCGGGATGCTGACAATGACCGCACCTTGTATTTTATCTAA
- the cas3 gene encoding CRISPR-associated helicase Cas3': MTAPCILSKKRAVAFVDGINTGYSPLSGWGAPGFLYGFFKIVPKEKREDELRIHVSIQHWLTEEGKGRLKAHTAKEEGLQQDEMLEEHSDLVMHHAEILMRDNGVEAAVHRALDRLGIDGEPLDESLRQMIMYYFRQAIYLHDLGKVNPAFQRIKMKNNEVKRNAELGDSNHSMLSAVLYLHIHLRQVQEWHDTTELYPNRKKHKRKVLAFLHHLLYSFAYTISRHHTYLGNMDEDMGGQVNEFELKIKNQYNRVKENPDYIRYYRDQQDLLQNDNVFGCIRLEGNKRHNKIHSPFPFYVLVKLLYSTMVASDFRATYQYIEQQVPEMHYFGERLPLEPMLEAYRQTGIVQGIESYRQNPDASGLSEMNQLRAELFIETERRLLERLQEPVFYLEAPTGSGKTNMSINLALHLLNSGLGLNKLIYVFPFNSLIEQTRQTLNGIFHKEQVNDYRVEVINSITPMVTEEELEAEAALEGKNKEPDNTDFKRVLLERQLLQYPVTLTSHVNFFNYLFGTGREANLAFAHLCNSVIVLDEIQSYRNELWKETIHFLRSFADILNIKIIIMSATLPNLDLLLEQRDHEEAIQTYTLVQNRDRYFTHSLFRERVKLDFNLLKQGKMQPEQVVEHVESVIKQRERDGQGNRVLIEFIKKKTARQFYNLVLEQNLGFDVYELTGDDSFSYRQELLQKLGKDEHGSFYLSDVIVVATQVIEAGVDIDMDVGFKDISLLDSEEQFLGRLNRSCLRDYCQAYFFDCDQASGIYKNDLRVAFDLKEEAYQKMLENKDFSGFYENVIHEINKSREKPNQQYWGDFTQKVQKLEFPDVQKHMDLIPDQSVTLFLNYTCPMKDASLLNGQDVWDEFVRLSDKRLEMDYSERMIRLSVVRAQMNNFTFIYPVSQMYTKWGKVKPGLYTRCIGTLYFVEHGEQYMEWDELTRTKKFNRAKYTEDEKGLFL; this comes from the coding sequence ATGACCGCACCTTGTATTTTATCTAAAAAAAGGGCAGTCGCTTTCGTAGATGGAATCAACACCGGGTATTCTCCATTGTCAGGATGGGGAGCGCCCGGTTTTTTATATGGATTTTTTAAAATTGTACCCAAGGAAAAGAGGGAAGACGAATTGCGTATTCATGTATCCATACAACATTGGCTAACGGAGGAAGGGAAAGGGAGGCTGAAGGCGCACACGGCAAAAGAAGAGGGGCTTCAACAGGATGAAATGCTGGAGGAACATAGCGATCTGGTCATGCATCATGCTGAGATACTGATGAGGGATAATGGTGTGGAAGCTGCTGTACATAGGGCGCTAGATCGTCTCGGCATAGATGGAGAACCGCTGGATGAATCATTAAGGCAAATGATCATGTACTATTTTAGACAAGCCATTTATTTGCATGATCTTGGCAAGGTGAACCCGGCCTTCCAACGTATCAAAATGAAGAACAATGAAGTTAAAAGGAACGCTGAGTTGGGAGACAGTAACCATTCCATGCTGTCTGCTGTGCTTTACTTGCATATTCACTTACGACAGGTGCAGGAATGGCATGATACAACAGAGCTGTATCCAAACCGTAAGAAGCATAAACGCAAAGTACTTGCATTCCTGCATCATCTTTTATATTCATTCGCATATACGATCTCCCGCCACCACACGTACCTGGGAAATATGGATGAAGATATGGGAGGGCAGGTAAACGAATTTGAGTTGAAAATAAAAAATCAATATAACCGGGTCAAAGAGAATCCTGATTATATTCGCTATTATCGTGATCAGCAGGACTTGCTACAGAACGATAACGTATTTGGGTGCATCCGTCTGGAAGGCAATAAACGTCATAATAAAATACACAGCCCTTTTCCTTTCTATGTGTTGGTCAAGCTACTGTACTCCACGATGGTCGCATCGGATTTTCGGGCAACGTATCAATATATAGAGCAGCAAGTACCGGAGATGCATTATTTTGGAGAACGTCTACCACTGGAGCCCATGCTAGAGGCTTATCGTCAGACGGGAATTGTGCAGGGGATTGAGTCCTATCGCCAAAATCCTGATGCCTCTGGCTTGTCTGAGATGAATCAGCTACGGGCGGAGTTATTTATCGAAACAGAAAGACGGCTGTTGGAGCGACTACAAGAGCCTGTTTTTTATCTCGAAGCTCCTACTGGTTCAGGTAAAACCAACATGTCTATAAATTTGGCACTGCATTTGCTGAATAGCGGCTTGGGACTGAACAAGTTAATTTATGTATTTCCGTTCAACTCTCTGATCGAGCAGACAAGACAGACGTTAAATGGGATTTTCCACAAGGAGCAGGTAAACGACTATCGGGTGGAAGTTATTAATTCGATTACTCCGATGGTGACCGAGGAAGAACTAGAAGCAGAAGCTGCTTTGGAAGGGAAGAACAAGGAGCCAGACAACACGGATTTCAAAAGGGTGCTGTTGGAGCGTCAATTGCTGCAATATCCGGTGACACTGACTTCTCACGTGAACTTTTTTAATTATTTATTTGGGACAGGACGAGAGGCCAATCTAGCATTTGCCCATTTATGCAATAGTGTCATTGTACTGGACGAAATTCAGAGCTACCGAAATGAATTGTGGAAGGAAACCATTCATTTTCTGCGATCCTTTGCGGATATTCTGAACATTAAAATTATTATCATGTCCGCTACCTTGCCAAATCTGGATTTGTTACTGGAGCAGCGAGATCATGAGGAAGCAATACAAACCTATACACTGGTGCAGAACCGGGATCGTTATTTTACCCATTCGTTGTTTAGAGAGCGCGTGAAGCTGGATTTTAATTTGTTGAAACAGGGCAAGATGCAGCCGGAACAAGTAGTGGAGCATGTTGAATCTGTAATCAAGCAGCGAGAGCGGGATGGGCAAGGGAACAGGGTGCTGATCGAGTTTATCAAGAAAAAGACGGCACGCCAATTTTATAATTTGGTGCTAGAGCAGAATTTGGGCTTTGACGTCTATGAGCTTACCGGGGATGATAGCTTCTCCTATCGCCAAGAGCTGTTGCAGAAATTGGGGAAGGACGAACATGGGAGCTTTTATTTGAGTGATGTGATCGTTGTAGCAACACAGGTGATTGAAGCCGGGGTAGATATTGATATGGATGTGGGCTTTAAAGATATTTCTTTGCTGGATAGCGAGGAGCAATTTTTGGGACGACTGAATCGTTCTTGTCTGCGTGACTACTGCCAGGCTTATTTCTTTGATTGTGATCAAGCGAGCGGTATATATAAAAACGACTTGCGTGTTGCATTTGATCTTAAAGAAGAAGCGTATCAAAAAATGCTTGAAAATAAGGATTTCAGTGGATTTTATGAGAATGTTATTCATGAAATCAATAAGTCTCGTGAAAAGCCAAATCAGCAGTATTGGGGCGACTTTACCCAGAAAGTACAGAAACTTGAATTTCCAGATGTACAAAAGCATATGGACCTCATACCTGATCAAAGTGTGACGCTGTTCCTGAACTATACCTGTCCAATGAAAGACGCTTCTCTGCTGAACGGTCAAGATGTGTGGGATGAGTTTGTTAGATTGTCAGACAAGCGGTTGGAGATGGACTATTCCGAAAGAATGATTCGCTTGTCCGTGGTGCGTGCTCAAATGAATAACTTTACTTTTATTTATCCGGTTTCCCAAATGTATACAAAATGGGGGAAAGTAAAGCCAGGTTTATATACCCGTTGTATAGGTACTTTGTATTTCGTGGAGCACGGTGAGCAATATATGGAATGGGATGAACTAACTAGAACCAAAAAGTTTAATCGTGCCAAGTATACCGAGGATGAAAAGGGGCTTTTCCTATGA
- a CDS encoding Dna2/Cas4 domain-containing protein yields the protein MRITGTMVNYYVHCRRQCWLFANGMGFEDDSEDVRIGKVMHELQSEGKKNREVAIEGIKVDKQ from the coding sequence ATGAGGATTACCGGAACGATGGTGAACTATTATGTACACTGTCGTAGACAATGCTGGTTATTTGCCAATGGAATGGGTTTTGAAGATGATAGCGAGGACGTGCGGATCGGCAAGGTCATGCATGAGCTACAGAGTGAGGGGAAGAAAAACCGCGAAGTCGCTATTGAGGGCATCAAAGTGGATAAGCAGTGA
- a CDS encoding Dna2/Cas4 domain-containing protein has translation MTEIKKSDADVEATKWQTLYYMYVLKQKGMERKGKIQFSERNKQASKTIELELDEAAERAMEQLLAELEQYLQQEQPDPAIRDKKCTRCAYLAYCFL, from the coding sequence GTGACCGAGATTAAAAAGTCTGACGCCGATGTCGAAGCTACTAAATGGCAGACGCTGTACTATATGTATGTACTTAAGCAAAAAGGGATGGAGCGCAAGGGGAAAATCCAGTTCAGCGAGCGCAACAAACAGGCTAGTAAAACGATAGAGCTGGAACTGGATGAAGCGGCAGAACGGGCGATGGAGCAGTTGTTGGCTGAGTTGGAGCAATATTTACAGCAGGAGCAGCCCGATCCGGCGATACGTGACAAAAAATGTACCCGCTGCGCCTATCTTGCCTACTGCTTTTTATAA
- the cas1b gene encoding type I-B CRISPR-associated endonuclease Cas1b, producing MSKTAPSTRYIRTPGTLGREDNSLTFRSEERGIVHLPIHGLKELYLLNEITLNSKLLSFLSMAGITVHFFDYYGHFRGTFYPKDARVSGKVKLLQAKACLERRIPIAATFIGAIAANIHEVLYHYYKHGNKEIKPYLNWLRKDVPRLLDKMEIIPRLLSVEGEIWRRFYDTFKTFLPEDFKMNKRVKRPPDNPLNALISFGNTILYTKTISQIYHTHLDQSISFLHEPSDRRFSLSLDLSEPFKPLLVYRTIFELVNNRRIQVNKHFEKDYNYCILNGTGRDVFITALEDRMKQVFDHGTLKRKVSYLSAIKYDAYKLKKHIVEGIPFVPFLEKEKR from the coding sequence ATGTCCAAAACAGCGCCATCTACTAGATATATACGTACTCCGGGAACTTTGGGACGTGAAGATAATTCACTGACATTTCGGAGTGAAGAAAGAGGGATCGTACACCTGCCGATTCATGGGTTGAAGGAGCTATATTTACTCAATGAGATAACGTTGAACAGCAAGCTCCTGTCTTTTCTGTCAATGGCGGGGATAACAGTCCATTTCTTTGATTACTATGGTCATTTTAGAGGAACCTTTTATCCGAAGGACGCAAGGGTGAGCGGTAAGGTTAAGCTTTTGCAAGCGAAAGCCTGTTTGGAGAGAAGAATACCTATTGCTGCTACTTTTATTGGTGCCATTGCAGCTAACATCCATGAAGTGCTGTATCACTATTATAAACATGGCAACAAGGAGATCAAACCATATCTGAACTGGCTGAGAAAAGATGTACCACGATTGTTAGATAAAATGGAGATTATTCCGAGACTGTTGAGTGTGGAAGGGGAGATTTGGAGACGGTTTTACGACACATTTAAGACGTTCCTGCCTGAAGATTTTAAAATGAATAAGCGGGTCAAGCGCCCGCCGGACAATCCGCTGAATGCACTAATTAGCTTTGGTAATACCATTTTGTACACGAAAACGATTTCGCAAATTTACCATACCCATCTGGACCAGAGTATCAGTTTCCTGCATGAACCGAGTGATCGACGATTTTCCCTCAGTCTGGATTTGTCTGAGCCGTTCAAGCCATTATTGGTATACCGTACTATTTTTGAATTGGTGAACAATCGAAGAATACAGGTTAATAAGCATTTTGAAAAGGATTATAATTACTGTATTTTAAATGGGACGGGTCGCGATGTATTTATCACCGCGCTTGAAGATCGGATGAAGCAGGTGTTCGATCATGGCACACTTAAACGGAAGGTCAGCTATTTATCTGCTATTAAATATGATGCTTACAAGTTAAAAAAACATATCGTCGAAGGAATACCTTTTGTTCCCTTTTTGGAAAAGGAAAAGAGGTAA
- the cas2 gene encoding CRISPR-associated endonuclease Cas2: MAKNYNYVILVYDIGEKRVGKVFKICKKYLVHFQKSVFRGEITPANLIQLRAELKKVIDEGNDFVAVFKMTGDYVFDEEIIGARMNDSESLLL, encoded by the coding sequence ATGGCGAAAAATTATAACTATGTCATTCTGGTGTATGACATCGGAGAAAAGCGAGTGGGTAAGGTATTTAAAATATGTAAAAAGTATCTCGTTCATTTTCAGAAATCCGTATTTCGAGGTGAAATTACCCCTGCTAATTTAATTCAGCTACGCGCTGAGTTAAAAAAGGTTATTGATGAAGGGAACGACTTTGTTGCCGTTTTTAAGATGACAGGTGATTATGTTTTCGACGAGGAAATCATCGGTGCCCGCATGAATGATTCGGAGTCCTTATTGCTGTAA
- a CDS encoding DUF6933 domain-containing protein, with the protein MFVIRGTQKLLKEWETEPLQVDIYPPLNSWHASLFLLNRRKNIVFMHDISRLSITLFGIKKSQYKNLPTLFIQALKELMISEGFDEQIVKAYTQEGEQMLATTTNRHSVLVTLDEIIFIMKELDMEHGCELEKNQWNNRIVFKTVEYKYPVDVFKEVLEKHYKLERI; encoded by the coding sequence ATGTTTGTCATACGAGGAACACAAAAACTGCTGAAGGAATGGGAGACTGAACCACTTCAAGTTGATATTTATCCGCCTTTAAATAGTTGGCATGCCAGCTTATTTTTACTGAATCGAAGAAAAAATATAGTGTTTATGCATGATATATCCCGCTTAAGCATCACGCTGTTTGGGATTAAAAAATCGCAGTACAAAAACCTGCCGACTCTTTTTATACAAGCCTTGAAGGAATTAATGATCAGCGAAGGGTTTGATGAGCAGATCGTGAAGGCATACACACAGGAAGGCGAGCAGATGCTGGCAACTACGACGAATAGACATAGTGTGTTGGTAACCTTAGATGAGATTATATTTATTATGAAGGAACTGGATATGGAGCATGGGTGCGAGCTGGAAAAAAACCAGTGGAATAACCGGATTGTTTTCAAAACTGTTGAATACAAGTACCCTGTTGATGTTTTTAAAGAAGTGCTGGAAAAGCATTATAAACTAGAGCGGATTTGA
- a CDS encoding formate--tetrahydrofolate ligase — protein MKRIIDIAKEAGIEEEHLETYGKYKAKLNPSLWEQLKDRPNGKLVLVTAMNPTPAGEGKTLTTIGLSQALNALGHKTVAALREPSLGPCFGMKGGATGGGQAQIVPAEDINLHFTGDIHAISAAHNLLAAMIDNHLFHGNALRLKPERIVWKRAVDMNDRSLRNIVTGLGSGNGAVRESGFLITSASEVMAVLCLSEDMDDLKVRLGRMVIGYNEDGETVTAEELHAVEGMAVLLREALKPNLVQTLEGTPVIVHGGPFANIAHGCSSLIGTKLALKLGEVVVTEAGFGAELGAEKFFDIKCRQSGLQPDAALLVVTAKALKYNGGVAKNELDAENLEQLQLGLANMNRHVRNLQKFGVPVLVAVNHFVTDSEAELELIFSECLKLGVPVELSQVWAQGSQGGEKLAQSLLNLLQEDKAHFAPLYEHTLDLQAKISVIAKEIYGAAEVAYTPAAKRVLAGMEQLGFGQLPVCMAKTPYSFSDQPSLLGAPEGFTIHVSSVALSAGAGFVVVETGNTMTMPGLPKSPAAEHMSLEADGSIQGLM, from the coding sequence ATGAAGAGGATTATTGATATAGCCAAAGAAGCAGGAATTGAAGAAGAACATCTAGAGACGTATGGAAAATATAAAGCAAAGCTGAACCCGTCCCTGTGGGAGCAGTTAAAGGATCGTCCGAATGGAAAGCTGGTGCTGGTTACGGCGATGAACCCCACGCCAGCGGGAGAAGGCAAAACGCTGACCACCATTGGACTGTCGCAGGCGCTGAATGCGCTGGGGCATAAAACCGTTGCTGCGTTACGTGAGCCGTCCCTTGGCCCTTGCTTCGGCATGAAAGGAGGAGCAACTGGGGGAGGACAAGCCCAGATTGTTCCAGCAGAAGACATTAACCTCCATTTTACAGGTGATATTCACGCGATTTCGGCAGCGCATAATTTGCTGGCAGCGATGATCGATAACCACTTATTTCATGGAAATGCTTTGCGGTTGAAACCCGAGCGGATTGTGTGGAAACGCGCTGTCGATATGAACGACCGGAGTTTACGAAACATTGTAACCGGATTGGGGTCAGGTAATGGAGCAGTGAGAGAAAGTGGTTTTCTGATTACCTCGGCTTCAGAAGTGATGGCCGTATTATGTTTAAGTGAAGATATGGACGATCTTAAAGTGCGATTGGGTCGGATGGTGATTGGTTATAACGAAGATGGCGAAACGGTAACAGCTGAGGAACTACATGCGGTGGAAGGTATGGCTGTGCTGCTTCGGGAAGCATTGAAACCCAATCTGGTGCAGACGTTGGAGGGAACTCCAGTTATTGTGCACGGCGGACCTTTTGCGAATATTGCGCATGGATGCAGTAGTTTGATCGGTACGAAGCTAGCCCTGAAGCTGGGAGAGGTGGTTGTCACGGAGGCTGGGTTCGGGGCTGAGCTGGGGGCAGAAAAGTTTTTTGACATCAAGTGCCGTCAATCCGGTTTGCAGCCAGATGCGGCTCTGTTGGTCGTAACCGCCAAAGCGCTGAAATATAACGGCGGTGTAGCTAAAAATGAGCTGGACGCAGAAAATCTGGAGCAATTGCAACTTGGATTAGCCAACATGAATCGGCATGTACGGAATTTGCAAAAGTTTGGCGTGCCAGTACTGGTAGCGGTCAACCATTTTGTAACAGATAGCGAAGCCGAGCTGGAACTGATTTTCTCGGAATGCCTCAAGCTGGGAGTACCCGTAGAGTTGTCACAGGTGTGGGCACAGGGAAGCCAAGGGGGAGAAAAGCTGGCCCAAAGCCTGCTCAACCTGCTCCAGGAGGACAAAGCCCATTTTGCACCATTGTATGAGCATACCCTTGATTTGCAAGCGAAAATTAGTGTTATTGCGAAGGAGATTTACGGTGCGGCAGAGGTAGCTTACACTCCTGCGGCCAAACGGGTGTTGGCCGGTATGGAGCAGCTTGGTTTTGGACAACTGCCTGTATGCATGGCCAAAACGCCGTATTCTTTCTCAGATCAACCTTCTCTGCTAGGTGCACCGGAAGGCTTTACCATTCACGTGTCCAGCGTTGCTTTGTCTGCAGGGGCAGGCTTTGTGGTCGTGGAAACAGGCAATACTATGACGATGCCAGGATTGCCCAAATCGCCAGCAGCTGAGCATATGTCGCTGGAGGCAGATGGAAGCATTCAAGGTCTAATGTAG
- a CDS encoding ABC transporter substrate-binding protein, with translation MNQSSSSVYPPPFSSLLFHFKEIALIGEPTDELLSRPSSYHCLLMFISGTGMVDIGPEQYLFHTGHGYWLAPGESYQIAPLNGTVPEYYKITFEVIALTSEPQADMALAEHAARMPSIYHGAVLPEPREYIVSSSSSKLIQLIEELFYSTQQTVQPHNQTSVLRQQIMFQELFLLWQEDHTDIDQNNTSNPALPASVEGTLSYMENNYEKPITVKQLAEQANVSIWQYSQMFRKITGKKPLHYLTELRLNHAKRLLLDCKRPLREIARQVGFSDEYYFNRRFRQMTGIPPGKYALSVSGSVRVKDWTGHHIHIPRRASRIIYHGETMGDLLALGTKAIGGSLQLSEYSVYKHRLVNVADVGLPLDTRLTSALDPDLIIIANSDEQEYERIASIAPTVTFNSFATLEERMRTLGAWLGKEREAERWLSTFKARNLAMWQQLGTQITAGETASVFIFDHGDRLFVMGMSGFSSALYHPQGFQPVEPIQKVLDEGHGFAEIDPNELPDYAGDRIFMLVPTAPESKRTLERMISSPLWRSLPAVRQGRVYFVEAERWNWSDAITRQKLLTALPKLLGTSS, from the coding sequence GTGAACCAGTCTTCGTCGTCCGTATATCCTCCTCCGTTCAGCTCACTGCTTTTTCATTTTAAAGAAATTGCGTTGATTGGTGAGCCTACCGATGAATTATTATCACGTCCCAGTTCATATCACTGTCTTCTTATGTTCATCAGTGGGACAGGGATGGTGGACATTGGCCCAGAGCAGTATCTATTCCATACAGGTCATGGGTATTGGCTAGCTCCAGGTGAATCCTATCAAATCGCTCCCCTGAATGGAACTGTACCTGAATACTACAAAATCACGTTTGAGGTCATCGCTTTGACGTCGGAACCACAAGCGGACATGGCCTTGGCTGAACACGCAGCGCGCATGCCGTCCATATATCATGGAGCTGTCCTGCCGGAACCGCGCGAATACATCGTCTCCTCTTCTTCCTCCAAACTTATTCAGTTGATTGAAGAGTTATTTTATAGTACCCAACAAACGGTACAGCCGCATAACCAAACATCCGTATTACGGCAGCAAATCATGTTTCAAGAGTTGTTTTTGCTGTGGCAGGAAGATCACACCGATATTGATCAAAACAATACCTCTAATCCGGCATTGCCAGCATCGGTAGAAGGCACTCTCTCATATATGGAAAACAACTATGAAAAGCCCATTACCGTCAAGCAGCTTGCCGAGCAGGCGAACGTTTCCATATGGCAATACTCGCAAATGTTTCGTAAAATTACAGGCAAAAAGCCGCTGCATTACCTCACTGAGCTGCGCTTGAATCATGCCAAGCGGCTGCTGCTGGATTGCAAACGGCCTTTACGTGAAATAGCCCGTCAGGTTGGTTTCTCTGACGAATATTATTTTAATCGACGGTTTAGGCAAATGACCGGGATTCCCCCTGGCAAGTACGCACTTTCTGTCTCCGGTTCTGTGCGCGTCAAGGATTGGACGGGTCACCATATTCATATTCCACGCCGAGCAAGCCGCATCATCTATCATGGAGAAACGATGGGCGATCTATTGGCATTAGGGACCAAAGCCATCGGTGGAAGTCTGCAACTCAGTGAATACAGCGTCTATAAACATCGTCTTGTGAATGTCGCCGATGTGGGCCTTCCACTGGATACCCGCTTGACCAGCGCTCTTGATCCTGATCTAATTATCATCGCCAATTCGGATGAACAGGAATATGAGCGCATTGCCAGCATCGCCCCCACCGTCACCTTCAACTCCTTCGCCACGCTGGAGGAACGGATGCGTACACTTGGCGCCTGGCTCGGTAAGGAGCGGGAGGCCGAACGCTGGTTGTCTACCTTCAAAGCCCGTAATCTGGCAATGTGGCAGCAGCTCGGTACGCAAATCACAGCCGGAGAAACGGCCTCCGTCTTCATCTTCGATCATGGTGATCGGCTCTTTGTCATGGGTATGTCCGGATTCTCATCGGCCCTCTACCACCCCCAGGGCTTTCAGCCCGTTGAGCCGATCCAAAAGGTGCTCGACGAGGGACACGGCTTCGCGGAAATAGATCCGAACGAATTGCCTGATTACGCCGGGGACCGCATTTTTATGCTTGTCCCGACAGCCCCAGAATCCAAACGTACGCTGGAACGCATGATCAGCAGCCCTCTCTGGCGCAGCCTCCCTGCTGTACGTCAAGGTCGGGTATATTTCGTAGAAGCTGAACGCTGGAACTGGAGCGATGCCATAACCCGACAAAAGCTGCTTACTGCACTGCCCAAACTGCTTGGCACTTCATCCTGA
- a CDS encoding ABC transporter substrate-binding protein produces MTNKSSIINKKSTRPYTALICLFFLMGALLLGCGASDNQSASSNTTASTKTSEAATTREYTDYKGHTVNIPTTPRRIAYFGENYGDLLVLGVQAVGTSTSMIEGKVYEKQVQNVADLGFPINLEKALELQPDLIITADTDEKQYAALTKIAPTIMFDTFAPLNERLLHLGDIVNKKKDAEDWLAQYKIKEAEMWTKLHAEGVKAGETASVFTYYPGDRLFAMGRTGLSQLLYEKNGFKPTPPIQKALDEDKGFVQISQEVIGQYAGDRIFILRTPSSEAEQSTEQLMKSKLWLQLPAVKQGRVYTQDIGKTESDASTREWLLKELPKLIR; encoded by the coding sequence ATGACCAACAAGAGCTCGATAATCAACAAAAAATCTACTCGACCATACACTGCTCTCATCTGCCTATTCTTTCTTATGGGGGCATTGCTGCTGGGATGCGGCGCATCTGACAATCAGAGTGCAAGCAGCAACACGACAGCATCTACAAAAACATCGGAAGCTGCCACAACTCGTGAATACACAGACTATAAGGGACATACAGTGAATATTCCCACGACTCCTCGGCGCATTGCTTACTTTGGAGAAAACTATGGGGATTTATTGGTTTTAGGCGTACAAGCTGTAGGTACATCAACTTCTATGATTGAAGGCAAGGTTTACGAAAAGCAGGTTCAGAACGTGGCTGATCTGGGGTTCCCGATTAATTTGGAAAAAGCCTTGGAACTACAGCCTGACCTGATCATTACCGCCGATACAGATGAAAAGCAATACGCAGCGTTAACAAAAATTGCACCTACAATTATGTTCGATACCTTTGCTCCGTTAAACGAACGTTTGCTGCATCTCGGAGACATTGTGAACAAGAAAAAGGACGCTGAAGATTGGCTTGCCCAATATAAAATAAAGGAAGCGGAGATGTGGACCAAACTTCACGCAGAAGGTGTTAAGGCGGGGGAAACTGCTTCAGTCTTTACCTACTATCCAGGTGACCGTTTATTCGCAATGGGACGGACAGGACTGTCACAATTACTGTATGAAAAGAATGGTTTCAAACCTACCCCTCCTATCCAGAAAGCACTGGATGAAGACAAAGGATTTGTACAAATATCTCAGGAAGTGATCGGACAATACGCTGGAGATCGGATTTTCATACTAAGAACACCAAGTTCAGAAGCCGAACAATCCACCGAACAGTTAATGAAAAGCAAGCTGTGGCTCCAGCTCCCTGCTGTCAAACAGGGTCGTGTGTACACTCAGGATATTGGCAAAACTGAAAGTGATGCTTCCACTCGAGAATGGCTGCTGAAGGAATTGCCCAAGCTCATCAGATAA